In one window of Streptomyces sp. NBC_00193 DNA:
- a CDS encoding ABC transporter ATP-binding protein yields MTLMNTLEIEGLRLHLPGAVRPVLDGVGLTVGPRETVALVGESGSGKSLTSRSVLGLLPEGARTEGEVRVAGDDVLTMSPSRLRVLRTSTAAMIFQDPRAAVNPMRRVGDFLTESLRLNAKATKAVAEDRAVAMLEAVGLTAGALRKYPGQLSGGMLQRVVIAAALMGDPALILADEPTTALDVTTQAEVIGLLGELRDRFGTGLLFVTHDLGLAAAISDRVYVMYAGRIVETGPAAELFARPRHPYTAALLNSTPRLDAPRGRLAAIEGRPPSLREELSGCPFAARCVLATDVCTREAPALLPVAGAPGRLASCHHGELIAEQEHERDRAGSRQTGTQRKELHP; encoded by the coding sequence ATGACTCTGATGAACACCCTTGAGATCGAGGGCCTGCGGCTGCACCTGCCGGGGGCCGTCCGGCCCGTCCTGGACGGCGTCGGGCTCACCGTCGGCCCCCGGGAGACCGTGGCCCTGGTCGGCGAGTCCGGCTCGGGCAAGAGCCTGACCTCGCGCAGCGTGCTGGGGCTGCTGCCCGAAGGGGCCCGCACGGAGGGCGAGGTGCGGGTGGCCGGGGACGACGTGCTGACCATGTCGCCGAGCCGGCTGCGCGTGCTGCGCACCAGCACGGCGGCGATGATCTTCCAGGACCCGCGGGCCGCGGTGAATCCGATGCGCCGCGTCGGTGACTTCCTCACCGAGAGCCTGCGGCTGAACGCCAAGGCGACCAAGGCGGTCGCCGAGGACCGGGCCGTGGCCATGCTGGAGGCTGTCGGCCTCACGGCGGGCGCGCTGCGCAAGTACCCCGGACAACTGTCCGGCGGCATGCTGCAGCGGGTCGTGATCGCGGCCGCGCTGATGGGCGATCCGGCCCTGATCCTCGCCGACGAACCCACCACGGCACTGGACGTCACCACCCAGGCCGAGGTGATCGGCCTCCTCGGCGAGCTGCGCGACCGCTTCGGAACGGGGCTGCTGTTCGTCACGCACGACCTCGGCCTCGCCGCCGCGATCAGCGACCGGGTGTACGTGATGTACGCGGGCCGGATCGTGGAAACGGGCCCGGCCGCCGAGCTGTTCGCCCGCCCCCGTCACCCGTACACGGCGGCCCTGCTGAACTCCACACCCCGCCTGGACGCGCCCCGCGGGCGGCTCGCCGCGATCGAGGGCCGGCCGCCGAGCCTGCGCGAGGAGCTGAGCGGCTGCCCGTTCGCCGCGCGCTGCGTGCTCGCGACCGACGTGTGCACGCGGGAGGCCCCGGCCCTGCTCCCGGTCGCCGGGGCTCCCGGCCGGCTCGCCTCCTGCCACCACGGCGAGCTGATCGCCGAGCAGGAACACGAACGGGATCGGGCGGGGAGCCGGCAGACGGGGACACAGCGGAAGGAACTCCACCCATGA
- a CDS encoding ABC transporter ATP-binding protein — translation MTTATGMSAVPTAGTAKTVLEVLGLHRTYGSVRAVDDVSFRLAEGGSLGIVGESGSGKTTTARIVVGLEHADEGRVLIQGRDRGDHARGKARRLARAREVQMVFQDPFLSLDPRTTVGAALRETLALHFPGADHARRITELLDQVGLGSREADALPRQLSGGQRQRVAIARALAVEPAVLVLDEAVAALDVSVQAQILNLLFDIREQTGIGYLFITHDLGVVRCVTDDVIVMRSGRIVESGPTQQVLADPQHPYTRLLLESVPRPGWDPRSIAAARRAL, via the coding sequence ATGACGACCGCTACTGGAATGAGCGCCGTCCCCACTGCGGGCACGGCGAAGACCGTCCTGGAGGTCCTGGGCCTGCACCGGACCTACGGGAGCGTCCGGGCCGTGGACGACGTGTCCTTCCGGCTGGCCGAGGGCGGCTCCCTGGGCATCGTCGGCGAGTCCGGTTCGGGCAAGACGACCACGGCCCGCATCGTGGTGGGTCTGGAACACGCGGACGAGGGCCGGGTGTTGATCCAGGGCCGCGACCGCGGCGACCACGCGCGCGGCAAGGCGCGCCGGCTCGCGCGGGCCCGCGAGGTCCAGATGGTCTTCCAGGACCCCTTCCTGTCCCTGGACCCGCGCACCACGGTGGGCGCGGCCCTGCGGGAGACCCTCGCCCTGCACTTCCCCGGTGCCGACCACGCGCGCCGGATCACCGAACTGCTCGACCAGGTCGGCCTCGGCTCCCGCGAGGCGGACGCGCTGCCCCGGCAGCTGTCGGGAGGACAGCGCCAGCGCGTGGCGATCGCCCGCGCGCTGGCGGTCGAACCGGCCGTCCTCGTCCTCGACGAAGCGGTGGCCGCCCTGGACGTCTCGGTGCAGGCGCAGATCCTGAACCTGCTCTTCGACATCCGCGAACAGACCGGCATCGGCTACCTGTTCATCACTCATGACCTCGGCGTCGTGCGCTGCGTCACCGATGACGTGATCGTCATGCGGAGCGGCCGGATCGTCGAGTCGGGTCCGACGCAACAGGTGCTCGCCGACCCCCAACACCCTTACACGCGCCTGCTCCTGGAGTCCGTACCCCGCCCGGGGTGGGACCCGAGGAGCATCGCCGCCGCGCGCCGCGCCCTGTGA
- a CDS encoding DUF4440 domain-containing protein, protein MGVFLGAFTNAGGGRPDLGAVREVFISQGMIIKNIGGDPVIYDLDGFIEPREKILTDGTLTEFREWEVAERTEVFGSIAHRFSEYRKSGYLDGTWFEGSGHKTTQYVRTPDGWRMSAMAWDDVAP, encoded by the coding sequence ATGGGTGTCTTCCTCGGCGCGTTCACCAATGCCGGAGGCGGGCGGCCGGATCTGGGCGCCGTCCGCGAGGTGTTCATCTCCCAGGGGATGATCATCAAGAACATCGGGGGCGACCCCGTGATCTACGACCTCGACGGCTTCATCGAGCCGCGGGAGAAGATCCTCACCGACGGGACGCTGACGGAGTTCCGCGAATGGGAGGTCGCCGAGCGGACCGAGGTCTTCGGCTCGATCGCGCACCGGTTCAGCGAGTACCGCAAGTCGGGATACCTCGACGGAACCTGGTTCGAGGGCTCCGGGCACAAGACCACCCAGTACGTGCGGACGCCCGACGGCTGGCGGATGAGCGCGATGGCCTGGGACGACGTCGCCCCGTAG
- a CDS encoding agmatine/peptidylarginine deiminase: MNEHVVGKLDRRGFLAAAGLTAAGAALASVGGQAFAAGRPSAAAAGAFAVPCETVRHTRTWMAWPDRTSIWGNKLSGVQANIALIAKTIAKYEPVVMLANPASVSKAKSACGTSVTVISSIPVDDCWIRDTGPVFRTNGAGGLDAFGTNFNGWGNKQSHAKDALVAGRVAAYAGVAFGTTSFVGEGGSVETDGAGTLMATRSSLINSNRNPNMSQAQLEAGMCAAYGASKVIWFKGISGQDITDDHVDATSRFLEAGRALVQMPLASDNDIWAKDAREQYQILSTSTSAQGSPIAVTKLQGPDYNKIRSTNPDFVASYANYYVCNGAVISSQFGDTRADAAAKATLQQLFPGRVVVQLNTDSLGGGGGGIHCVTQQQPVA; this comes from the coding sequence ATGAACGAGCACGTCGTAGGGAAGCTGGACAGACGAGGGTTCCTGGCCGCGGCCGGCCTCACGGCCGCGGGCGCCGCACTGGCATCGGTGGGCGGGCAGGCCTTCGCGGCCGGACGGCCGTCGGCCGCGGCCGCCGGGGCCTTCGCCGTCCCGTGCGAGACCGTCCGGCACACCCGGACCTGGATGGCGTGGCCCGACCGGACCTCCATCTGGGGCAACAAGCTCTCGGGGGTGCAGGCGAACATCGCGCTCATCGCGAAGACCATCGCGAAGTACGAACCGGTCGTGATGCTCGCCAACCCGGCGAGCGTCTCCAAGGCGAAGAGTGCCTGCGGGACGTCGGTCACCGTCATCAGCTCGATCCCCGTCGACGACTGTTGGATCCGTGACACCGGCCCGGTGTTCCGCACCAACGGGGCGGGCGGCCTGGACGCGTTCGGCACCAACTTCAACGGCTGGGGCAACAAGCAGAGCCACGCCAAGGACGCCCTGGTGGCGGGCCGTGTCGCCGCTTACGCCGGAGTGGCGTTCGGCACCACCTCGTTCGTCGGCGAGGGCGGCTCGGTGGAGACGGACGGCGCCGGCACGCTCATGGCCACGCGCAGTTCCCTCATCAACTCCAACCGCAACCCCAACATGAGCCAGGCGCAGCTGGAGGCGGGCATGTGCGCCGCCTACGGCGCGTCCAAGGTGATCTGGTTCAAGGGCATCTCCGGCCAGGACATCACCGACGACCACGTCGACGCCACGTCCCGGTTCCTCGAAGCGGGCAGGGCCCTGGTCCAGATGCCGCTGGCGAGCGACAACGACATCTGGGCCAAGGACGCGCGCGAGCAGTACCAGATCCTGTCCACCTCCACGAGCGCCCAGGGCAGCCCCATCGCGGTCACCAAGCTCCAGGGCCCCGACTACAACAAGATCCGCTCCACGAACCCCGACTTCGTGGCCTCGTACGCCAACTACTACGTGTGCAACGGCGCGGTGATCTCCTCGCAGTTCGGTGACACCCGGGCCGACGCGGCGGCCAAGGCCACCCTCCAGCAGCTCTTCCCGGGCCGGGTCGTCGTGCAGCTCAACACCGACAGCCTCGGCGGGGGCGGCGGCGGCATCCACTGCGTGACCCAGCAGCAGCCGGTCGCGTAA
- a CDS encoding low temperature requirement protein A, producing MESEHRVSTLELFFDLVFVFTITQLTVLLADDLTLRGAGRVLLIFTVLFWMYGGYAYLTNQVPPDRPVRRVLILLAMGAFLVCALAVPTAFGDGGVAFGLGYLVVVIMHSALYSQAHGRGVLWFALPNALSALSVTAAGLFDGAAALGLWALALLFQFVTPAISRRAAATGDDAVEGKTIEDQLGGIGAAHFVERHGLLLIIVFGESIIAVGIGVGSLPLTSGIVVGAFLTLAVGAALWWMYFVRDEGRAEHVFANCPPDWRFKLALRAYYYCFIPMLLGIAAFSAGVKKSIGHLGEHLPAGPALALAGGVACYLAGDVAFRLVLGIRPVRFRALAVVPVLATAAAGMRIGAVWQLTALVLVLVAALAAESRGAGPGADPTGPAAEPGTEPESEPATGGAAGSGPGVAPGVTGS from the coding sequence ATGGAATCCGAGCATCGCGTCAGCACGCTGGAGCTCTTCTTCGACCTCGTCTTCGTCTTCACCATCACCCAGCTGACGGTGCTGCTCGCGGACGACCTCACCCTTCGCGGCGCCGGGCGGGTGCTGCTGATCTTCACGGTGCTGTTCTGGATGTACGGCGGCTACGCGTACCTGACCAATCAGGTACCGCCCGACCGGCCCGTGCGCCGCGTGCTGATCCTGCTCGCCATGGGGGCGTTCCTGGTGTGCGCCCTGGCCGTGCCCACGGCCTTCGGTGACGGCGGGGTCGCCTTCGGTCTCGGCTACCTGGTCGTCGTGATCATGCACAGCGCGCTGTACAGCCAGGCCCACGGGCGCGGGGTGCTGTGGTTCGCGCTGCCGAACGCGCTGTCCGCGCTGTCGGTGACGGCCGCCGGGCTCTTCGACGGGGCGGCGGCCCTGGGGCTGTGGGCCCTGGCGCTGCTGTTCCAGTTCGTCACGCCGGCCATCTCGCGGCGGGCGGCGGCCACCGGGGACGACGCCGTCGAGGGGAAGACCATCGAGGACCAGCTCGGCGGGATCGGAGCCGCGCACTTCGTGGAACGGCACGGGCTGCTGCTGATCATCGTGTTCGGCGAGTCGATCATCGCGGTCGGCATCGGCGTGGGCTCACTGCCGCTGACCTCGGGGATCGTCGTCGGCGCGTTCCTGACGCTGGCCGTCGGGGCCGCACTGTGGTGGATGTACTTCGTGCGCGACGAGGGGCGTGCGGAGCACGTCTTCGCGAACTGCCCGCCGGACTGGCGTTTCAAGCTGGCGCTGCGCGCGTACTACTACTGCTTCATCCCGATGCTGCTGGGCATCGCCGCCTTCTCGGCGGGCGTCAAGAAGAGCATCGGGCACCTGGGCGAGCACCTTCCGGCCGGGCCCGCCCTCGCGCTCGCGGGCGGGGTCGCCTGCTACCTGGCCGGGGACGTCGCCTTCCGGCTGGTGCTGGGGATCCGGCCGGTACGGTTCCGGGCGCTCGCGGTGGTGCCCGTACTGGCGACCGCCGCGGCGGGCATGCGGATCGGTGCGGTCTGGCAGCTGACCGCTCTGGTCCTGGTGCTCGTGGCCGCGCTGGCGGCGGAGTCCCGCGGCGCGGGCCCCGGCGCGGATCCGACCGGGCCCGCGGCGGAGCCCGGGACGGAGCCCGAGTCCGAGCCCGCGACGGGCGGCGCCGCGGGCTCCGGCCCGGGTGTGGCCCCGGGTGTCACGGGCAGCTGA
- a CDS encoding beta-ketoacyl-ACP synthase III, producing MTGSRVVALGHYQPSKVITNEDLAAMVDTNDEWIRSRVGIKTRHMAGPDEPVDELAYQAAGKALANAGLTPDDIDLVLVATSTAIDRSPNMAARVAAKLGMGSSPAVMDINVVCSGFTHALATADHAIRAGAATRALVIGADKMTEITDWSDRTTCVLTGDGAGAAVVEACEEPGIGPVLWGSVPSMGNAVRIEGTPPVFAQEGQSVYRWTTSQLPPLARKVCEKAGITPEDLAAVVLHQANLRIIEPLAAKIGAVNAVVARDVVDSGNTSAASIPMALSKLVERGEIPSGAPVLLFGFGGNLSYAGQVISCP from the coding sequence ATGACCGGTTCACGCGTGGTGGCGCTAGGGCACTACCAACCCTCGAAGGTGATCACCAACGAGGACCTCGCCGCCATGGTGGACACCAACGACGAGTGGATCCGGTCCCGCGTCGGGATCAAGACCCGGCACATGGCCGGACCCGACGAACCGGTGGACGAGCTGGCCTACCAGGCCGCGGGCAAGGCGCTCGCGAACGCCGGTCTGACCCCGGACGACATCGACCTCGTCCTCGTCGCCACCTCCACCGCGATCGACCGCTCCCCGAACATGGCCGCCCGCGTCGCGGCCAAGCTCGGGATGGGCTCCAGCCCCGCCGTGATGGACATCAACGTCGTCTGCTCGGGCTTCACCCATGCCCTGGCCACCGCCGACCACGCGATCCGGGCCGGCGCCGCCACCCGGGCCCTGGTCATCGGGGCGGACAAGATGACCGAGATCACCGACTGGAGCGACCGCACCACCTGCGTCCTGACCGGCGACGGCGCCGGCGCGGCCGTCGTCGAGGCCTGCGAGGAGCCCGGTATCGGCCCGGTCCTGTGGGGCTCGGTGCCCTCGATGGGCAACGCGGTCCGCATCGAGGGCACGCCGCCGGTCTTCGCCCAGGAGGGCCAGTCCGTCTACCGCTGGACCACCAGCCAGCTCCCCCCGCTCGCCCGCAAGGTCTGCGAGAAGGCCGGGATCACCCCGGAGGACCTGGCCGCGGTCGTCCTCCACCAGGCCAACCTGCGGATCATCGAGCCGCTCGCCGCGAAGATCGGCGCCGTCAACGCGGTCGTCGCCCGCGATGTCGTCGACTCCGGCAACACCTCGGCGGCCTCGATCCCGATGGCCCTGTCCAAGCTGGTCGAGCGCGGCGAGATCCCCTCCGGGGCGCCCGTCCTCCTCTTCGGCTTCGGCGGCAACCTCTCCTACGCCGGCCAGGTCATCAGCTGCCCGTGA
- a CDS encoding ABC transporter substrate-binding protein: protein MPRSLPWSRAARSAGPAATGGASTARSSTARRSALPVAALAALSLVTACSGPPKGGGSGKDVAFKLSAGTPAAAGEIDSFTWAVYAEPPTLDYISAFDYPANTILSNVCESLMRWTPQLTMAPGLAEKATNPNDLTWVYDLRPGVRFHDGGTMSADDVVHSLGRQMDPANGAAWNSNFSNVETVTKTGPLQVTVKLKQPDSQFPQYMATAAGVVASKAGVEKAGEDYGTTGSLDCTGPFKLGTWNKGQSIELQRFDGYWGTKAKSGKAVFTFLTDPNARTNALLTGGADGGYLIPTESYDRLRASGAGTLYFGEGLSTVNVNVTSMKGALGDVRVRRALSLALDRRGFVKAGLGGAGTVTSSLTTKAIWAGAPDAVRASAFDTLPSPDQNVEAAKRMIEEAGATGKTLTVATSSIGQDVSVLATAIQDAGTKIGLKIELKTIAPNAFTALFTDPAAREGIDMFPETYYDSITDPMDLLSNFQTGAYQNYAGYSDEAYDALTDKARAESDPAKRYSAAAELQKKASDQVLWIPVAEWPTAVFLNKRITGAPTTISYLYSPWAADIGAAAR from the coding sequence ATGCCCAGATCCCTTCCCTGGTCCAGAGCCGCCAGGTCCGCCGGCCCCGCCGCCACCGGTGGCGCCTCCACCGCCCGTAGCTCCACCGCCCGCCGGTCCGCGCTGCCCGTCGCCGCGCTGGCCGCCCTCAGCCTGGTCACCGCGTGTTCCGGGCCGCCCAAGGGCGGCGGGAGCGGCAAGGACGTGGCCTTCAAGCTGTCCGCCGGCACCCCCGCCGCCGCGGGCGAGATCGACTCCTTCACCTGGGCCGTGTACGCGGAACCGCCGACGCTGGACTACATATCGGCCTTCGACTACCCGGCGAACACGATCCTGTCGAACGTGTGCGAGAGCCTGATGCGGTGGACCCCGCAGCTCACCATGGCTCCGGGACTGGCCGAGAAGGCCACCAACCCCAATGACCTGACCTGGGTCTACGACCTGCGCCCGGGCGTGCGCTTCCACGACGGCGGCACGATGAGCGCCGACGACGTGGTCCACAGCCTGGGCCGCCAGATGGACCCGGCGAACGGGGCCGCCTGGAACAGCAACTTCTCCAACGTCGAGACCGTCACCAAGACCGGCCCGCTCCAGGTGACCGTCAAGCTGAAGCAGCCCGACTCCCAGTTCCCCCAGTACATGGCGACCGCCGCCGGCGTCGTGGCCTCCAAGGCCGGGGTGGAGAAGGCGGGCGAGGACTACGGCACCACCGGCAGCCTGGACTGCACCGGCCCCTTCAAGCTCGGCACCTGGAACAAGGGCCAGTCGATCGAGCTCCAGCGCTTCGACGGCTACTGGGGCACCAAGGCCAAGTCCGGCAAGGCCGTCTTCACCTTCCTCACCGACCCCAACGCCCGGACGAACGCCCTGCTGACCGGCGGAGCCGACGGCGGCTACCTGATCCCCACCGAGAGCTACGACCGGCTGCGCGCGAGCGGCGCCGGCACCCTCTACTTCGGCGAGGGCCTCAGCACCGTCAACGTCAACGTCACGAGCATGAAGGGCGCCCTCGGCGACGTCCGCGTGCGCCGGGCCCTGTCCCTGGCCCTGGACCGCCGCGGCTTCGTCAAGGCCGGCCTGGGCGGCGCCGGCACCGTCACCAGCTCGCTCACCACCAAGGCGATCTGGGCCGGCGCCCCCGATGCCGTCCGCGCGTCCGCCTTCGACACCCTGCCGTCCCCCGACCAGAACGTCGAAGCGGCCAAGCGGATGATCGAGGAGGCCGGCGCCACCGGCAAGACGCTGACCGTGGCGACCAGTTCCATCGGCCAGGACGTCTCGGTACTGGCCACCGCGATCCAGGACGCCGGCACCAAGATCGGTCTGAAGATCGAGCTGAAGACCATCGCCCCGAACGCCTTCACCGCGCTGTTCACCGACCCGGCGGCGCGCGAGGGCATCGACATGTTCCCGGAGACGTACTACGACTCCATCACCGACCCGATGGACCTGCTGAGCAACTTCCAGACCGGGGCCTACCAGAACTACGCCGGCTACAGCGACGAGGCCTACGACGCGCTGACCGACAAGGCACGGGCCGAGTCCGACCCGGCCAAGCGCTACTCGGCGGCCGCCGAACTCCAGAAGAAGGCCTCCGACCAGGTCCTGTGGATCCCGGTCGCCGAATGGCCGACCGCGGTCTTCCTGAACAAGCGGATCACCGGCGCGCCCACCACCATCTCCTACCTGTACTCCCCGTGGGCCGCAGACATCGGGGCGGCCGCGCGATGA
- a CDS encoding ABC transporter permease, giving the protein MSFLRFAVRRLAEMAATLLGASFVIFGALYLAPGNPASFLLGGRSASPEALQAINEHYHLDDPFAVRYVNWLGQVVQGDFGRSITYRTDVSRLLADRLPNTLMLISMALVLVLVFGLLLGWIGAVRGGKADSAILVTTTVAIGTPSFVAAVLLQGLFAVKLGWFPTGGAGDGFGQMLWHLTLPAIALALYLIGMLARVTRAAMLEVLGQEHVTVARSRGVSASQVVRRHVFRNALGTVLTTGGLIVSTLLVCTVLVESAFSVGGIGQLLELSTTTKDFPTVQAISLIMVALFMTVNLVVDLLHPLVDPRVTLGPAKKAS; this is encoded by the coding sequence ATGAGTTTCCTGCGCTTCGCCGTACGGCGGCTGGCCGAAATGGCCGCCACCCTGCTCGGCGCCTCCTTCGTGATCTTCGGCGCGCTGTACCTGGCTCCGGGCAATCCGGCGAGCTTCCTCCTGGGCGGCCGCTCGGCTTCCCCGGAGGCATTGCAGGCGATCAACGAGCACTACCACCTGGACGACCCCTTCGCCGTGCGGTACGTGAACTGGCTCGGCCAGGTGGTGCAGGGCGACTTCGGCCGCTCGATCACCTACCGCACGGACGTGTCGCGGCTGCTGGCGGACCGGCTGCCCAACACCCTGATGCTGATCTCGATGGCGCTCGTACTGGTCCTCGTGTTCGGGCTGCTCCTGGGCTGGATCGGCGCCGTCCGCGGCGGGAAGGCCGACTCCGCGATCCTGGTGACGACCACCGTCGCCATCGGCACCCCGTCCTTCGTGGCGGCGGTGCTGCTGCAGGGCCTGTTCGCCGTCAAGCTGGGCTGGTTCCCCACCGGCGGGGCCGGCGACGGTTTCGGGCAGATGCTGTGGCACCTGACCCTGCCCGCCATCGCCCTGGCGCTCTACCTGATCGGCATGCTCGCCCGGGTCACCCGGGCCGCGATGCTCGAAGTCCTCGGCCAGGAGCACGTCACCGTCGCCCGGAGCCGCGGCGTGTCCGCGAGCCAGGTCGTCCGGCGGCACGTCTTCCGCAACGCGCTGGGCACCGTGCTCACCACCGGCGGGCTCATCGTCTCCACCCTGCTGGTCTGCACCGTCCTGGTGGAGTCCGCCTTCAGCGTGGGCGGCATCGGCCAGCTCCTCGAACTCTCCACCACCACCAAGGACTTCCCCACCGTGCAGGCCATCTCCCTCATCATGGTCGCGCTGTTCATGACGGTGAACCTCGTCGTCGACCTGCTCCATCCGCTGGTCGATCCCCGGGTCACCCTCGGCCCCGCGAAGAAGGCCTCGTGA
- a CDS encoding ABC transporter permease — MSSVLVRRPGLARLRTSRAPLSLFCTGFVAVVVLVAVLAPWIAPYDPNSVDLANALAGPSADHLLGVDASGRDTFSRLVLGARTSLLGPLGVVAFSTAVGVAIGTAAAWRGGWLDSVLSRSTELVFAFPGMLLAILIVSVYGEGLLAPVIALAIAYLPYVSRLTRSLVLAERARPYVEAYRVQGHSGAQICLRHVVPSVMPVVLAQSAINFGYALIDLAGLAFLGLGVPALTPDWGRMVFDGNAAIQAGYPLSAIVPCVAIVLTVVAFNVVGEAWADKVARRAR, encoded by the coding sequence GTGAGCTCCGTCCTGGTGCGCCGGCCGGGCCTCGCCCGGCTCCGGACCTCCCGCGCCCCCCTCTCCCTGTTCTGTACGGGCTTCGTCGCCGTCGTCGTCCTCGTCGCGGTGCTCGCCCCCTGGATCGCGCCCTACGATCCCAACTCCGTCGACCTGGCCAACGCCCTCGCGGGCCCTTCGGCCGATCACCTCCTGGGTGTCGACGCCTCCGGGCGCGACACCTTCTCCCGGCTGGTCCTGGGCGCCCGTACCTCGCTCCTCGGTCCGCTCGGCGTGGTCGCCTTCTCCACCGCGGTCGGCGTGGCGATCGGCACCGCCGCCGCCTGGCGGGGCGGCTGGCTGGATTCGGTGCTCTCCCGCAGCACCGAGCTGGTCTTCGCCTTCCCCGGCATGCTGCTGGCCATCCTGATCGTCTCGGTCTACGGCGAGGGCCTGCTCGCCCCCGTCATCGCCCTGGCCATCGCCTACCTGCCGTACGTCAGCCGGCTGACCCGTTCCCTCGTGCTCGCCGAGCGCGCCCGCCCGTACGTGGAGGCGTACCGCGTGCAAGGACACTCGGGGGCTCAGATCTGCCTGCGCCACGTGGTCCCCTCCGTCATGCCCGTCGTCCTCGCGCAGTCCGCGATCAACTTCGGCTACGCCCTGATCGACCTGGCCGGCCTCGCCTTCCTCGGGCTGGGCGTACCGGCCCTGACTCCCGACTGGGGCCGCATGGTCTTCGACGGCAACGCCGCCATCCAGGCCGGCTATCCGCTCTCCGCGATCGTGCCCTGCGTGGCCATCGTGCTGACCGTGGTCGCCTTCAACGTCGTCGGCGAGGCCTGGGCCGACAAGGTAGCCCGGAGGGCGCGATGA